From the Tripterygium wilfordii isolate XIE 37 chromosome 6, ASM1340144v1, whole genome shotgun sequence genome, one window contains:
- the LOC119999817 gene encoding homeobox-leucine zipper protein HDG2-like yields the protein MPAGLMIPVRNMPSMLGSNGSIGEFGSASRLSLGQPNMMDPGQLHQLEMIQNASELELARLRDEDFDSTTKSGSENQEGGASGDDQEQQPPKKKRYHRHTQHQIQEMEAFFKECPHPDDKQRKELSRELGLEPLQIKFWFQNKRTQMKTQHERHENSQLRAENEKLRSDNMRYREALSNASCPNCGGPTAIGEMSFDEHHLRLENARFREEIDRISAIAAKYVGKPVASYPHMSSSVPPRPLELGVGNYGGQGVIGGEMFGGAGDLLRSLGAPNEHDKPMIIELAVAAMEELMRMAQMNEPLWMTSIDGSATMLNEDEYLRTFPRGIGPKPTGFRYEASRETAVVIMNHISLVEILMDVSQWSTVFSGIVSRAMTLEVLSTGVAGNYNGALQVMTAEFQLPTPLVPTRDSYFVRYCKQHQDGTWAVVDVSLDNIRPSPISRCRRRPSGCLIQEMPNGYSKVMWVEHVEVEDKGVHNLYKQLVSSGHAFGAKRWVATLDRQCERLASVMATNIPTGDVGVITNQDGRKSMLKLAERMAISFCAGVSASTAHTWTTLSGTGADDVRVMTRKSVDDPGRPPGIVLSAATSFWLSVPPKGVFDFLRDENSRSEWDILSNGGVVQEMAHIANGRDTGNCVSLLRVNSANSSQSNMLILQESCTDPTASFVIYAPVDIVAMNVVLNGGDPDYVALLPSGFAIFPDSTTAINGETIGGEAGSGGSLLTVAFQILVDSVPTAKLSLGSVATVNNLIACTVERIKASLSCENA from the exons ATGCCAGCCGGATTAATGATTCCGGTGAGAAACATGCCGTCGATGCTGGGGAGTAATGGGAGTATCGGTGAATTTGGATCAGCTTCAAGATTGTCTCTTGGTCAG CCAAACATGATGGACCCTGGTCAGCTTCACCAACTAGAGATGATCCAAAACGCATCCGAACTCGAACTCGCTCGACTCCGAGACGAAGACTTCGACAGCACCACCAAATCTGGCAGCGAAAACCAAGAAGGCGGCGCCTCCGGTGACGACCAAGAACAACAACCACCCAAGAAGAAACGCTACCACCGCCACACTCAACACCAGATCCAAGAAATGGAAGC ATTTTTCAAGGAGTGTCCACATCCAGACGATAAGCAAAGGAAGGAGCTGAGCAGGGAATTAGGGTTAGAGCCATTACAAATCAAATTTTGGTTCCAAAACAAGCGCACCCAAATGAAG ACTCAACATGAGCGCCATGAGAACTCTCAACTTCGAGCTGAGAATGAGAAGCTTCGATCCGACAATATGCGGTACCGAGAAGCCTTAAGCAATGCTTCATGTCCAAATTGTGGTGGCCCTACTGCCATTGGTGAAATGTCCTTTGATGAACATCATCTCAGGCTCGAAAATGCCCGATTCAGAGAAGAG ATTGATAGGATTTCAGCCATTGCTGCAAAGTATGTGGGGAAGCCAGTGGCCAGCTACCCACATATGTCTTCATCAGTTCCTCCTCGTCCACTTGAACTTGGAGTTGGAAATTATGGAGGACAAGGGGTCATTGGAGGGGAAATGTTTGGAGGAGCTGGAGACTTGCTAAGGTCACTTGGTGCACCTAATGAGCATGATAAGCCCATGATAATCGAGCTTGCCGTTGCAGCCATGGAGGAATTAATGAGGATGGCTCAAATGAATGAACCCTTGTGGATGACTAGCATTGATGGTTCTGCTACTATGCTTAATGAAGATGAATACCTTAGGACATTTCCTCGGGGGATTGGCCCGAAACCTACTGGTTTCAGATATGAGGCATCGAGAGAAACTGCTGTTGTTATAATGAACCACATTAGCCTTGTCGAGATTCTAATGGATGTG AGTCAGTGGTCAACTGTGTTCTCTGGCATTGTCTCAAGAGCCATGACATTGGAGGTGCTGTCAACGGGAGTTGCAGGGAATTACAATGGAGCCTTGCAAGTG ATGACAGCAGAATTTCAACTTCCTACACCGCTTGTTCCAACTCGTGATAGTTACTTTGTAAGGTATTGTAAGCAACATCAAGATGGAACTTGGGCAGTCGTCGATGTATCCTTGGACAATATACGCCCCAGTCCAATTTCAAGGTGCCGAAGGAGGCCATCCGGTTGCTTGATTCAAGAAATGCCTAATGGATACTCAAAG GTTATGTGGGTTGAACATGTAGAAGTGGAAGATAAAGGTGTCCACAATTTATACAAGCAACTAGTTAGCTCAGGGCACGCCTTTGGTGCAAAACGTTGGGTGGCTACACTGGATCGACAGTGCGAAAGGCTTGCAAGTGTAATGGCGACAAACATTCCCACCGGTGATGTTGGAG TTATCACAAATCAAGATGGCAGGAAGAGTATGTTGAAGTTGGCAGAGAGGATGGCTATTAGCTTTTGTGCAGGAGTCAGTGCCTCCACTGCTCACACATGGACAACTTTATCTGGCACCGGAGCTGACGATGTTAGGGTCATGACCCGAAAGAGTGTAGATGATCCCGGAAGGCCTCCAGGGATTGTTCTAAGTGCTGCAACTTCCTTCTGGCTTTCTGTTCCACCAAAGGGAGTCTTTGATTTCCTTCGCGATGAGAATTCCCGTAGTGAG TGGGACATTTTATCAAATGGTGGAGTAGTTCAAGAAATGGCACACATTGCCAATGGCCGGGATACTGGCAACTGTGTGTCTCTACTTCGAGTAAAT AGTGCAAATTCAAGCCAGAGCAACATGCTGATTTTACAAGAGAGTTGCACTGATCCAACAGCTTCATTTGTCATCTATGCACCGGTTGATATTGTTGCAATGAACGTGGTTCTCAACGGTGGAGACCCGGATTACGTGGCCCTTCTCCCTTCGGGATTCGCAATTTTCCCCGACTCAACTACTGCTATCAATGGAGAAACCATAGGTGGTGAGGCTGGTTCTGGTGGTTCTCTGCTAACTGTCGCGTTTCAGATTTTGGTTGATTCTGTTCCAACAGCAAAA